One genomic segment of Pelagerythrobacter marensis includes these proteins:
- the mrdA gene encoding penicillin-binding protein 2, with amino-acid sequence MFRRKSRYRKSASSQITSATLENVYDRRSFAIAAFGAGIGTLLAVRMGYIAIAENEKYRTEAESNRVNLSLIPPRRGWILDRNGAPLASNRADFRVDVIPERMTEADREIAVLGDVLALDRAQLRDLRERIEQTRGFRPVEVGTGLSYEQFAALSVRLPELPGVVPQRGFSRFYPTGPSVGHLIGYVGPASAEEYEADRSPLLITPGYKIGKDGLEKQFEQRLRGVPGARRVEVTAAGRIVRDLETREDVQGQPVKLTIDGPLQDYAARRIGLESGSVVVMDCRTGDLLCMASMPSFDPNSFSDGIGSIEYAMLREDERVPLRNKVLKGLYPPGSTIKPMVSMAFLREGLDPEESVYCGGGLRVGNRVFRCWKRGGHGHVNMAKGIYQSCDVYYYHFAQRLGMDPIAAMARRCGMGQEFDLPVLSQFYGTVPDPAWKLRKHGREWQAFDTVNATIGQGYMLANPLQLAVMASRIATGYHVQPRLVLGGSEPPFASADFSPEHVALVRQAMSDVVNGPGTAGRARLPLPDVLMAGKTGTAQVVSLAKSDGRSGPWKYRDHGLFIFFAPYDNPRYAGAVVIEHGGGSGAAYPIARDVTTFLFDPAKGMDALHALERQWGGTAQQRLSAKYAAYAAQAGEAVTPVPRREEEIFDRVDAEARAAAMVPVNEATDAAINRSQVDE; translated from the coding sequence ATGTTCCGCAGAAAGTCGCGCTATCGCAAGTCGGCCTCGTCACAGATCACATCAGCGACGCTGGAAAATGTCTACGACCGGCGCAGCTTCGCAATCGCGGCATTCGGCGCGGGAATCGGCACGCTCCTGGCGGTCCGCATGGGCTACATCGCGATTGCCGAGAACGAGAAATATCGCACGGAGGCGGAAAGCAATCGCGTCAACCTGTCGCTGATTCCACCGCGCCGCGGCTGGATTCTCGACCGCAATGGCGCCCCGCTGGCATCCAATCGCGCCGATTTCCGGGTCGACGTGATACCGGAACGGATGACCGAAGCCGACCGCGAGATTGCGGTTCTGGGTGACGTGCTGGCGCTCGACCGTGCGCAGCTGCGCGACTTGCGCGAACGGATCGAGCAGACACGGGGATTTCGCCCGGTCGAGGTCGGAACCGGGCTCAGCTACGAACAGTTCGCGGCGCTCAGCGTGCGCCTGCCCGAGCTTCCCGGCGTCGTTCCGCAACGCGGCTTTTCCCGCTTCTATCCCACCGGCCCCTCGGTCGGGCACCTGATCGGTTATGTCGGCCCCGCATCGGCCGAAGAGTACGAAGCCGACCGCAGCCCGCTGCTCATCACCCCCGGCTACAAGATCGGCAAGGATGGGCTGGAAAAGCAGTTCGAACAGCGGCTGCGCGGCGTCCCCGGTGCTCGCCGGGTCGAAGTCACTGCAGCGGGCCGGATCGTGCGCGATCTGGAAACGCGTGAGGATGTTCAGGGTCAGCCGGTCAAGCTGACGATCGACGGCCCTCTACAGGACTATGCCGCGCGCCGGATCGGGCTGGAATCCGGATCGGTGGTGGTCATGGATTGCCGGACGGGCGACCTGCTGTGCATGGCATCGATGCCCAGTTTCGATCCCAACAGCTTTTCCGACGGCATCGGCAGCATCGAATATGCCATGCTGCGCGAAGACGAACGGGTGCCCTTGCGCAACAAAGTGCTGAAAGGGCTCTATCCCCCAGGTTCGACTATCAAGCCAATGGTGTCGATGGCGTTCCTGCGCGAAGGGCTGGACCCGGAAGAAAGCGTCTATTGCGGCGGCGGGCTTCGCGTCGGCAACCGCGTGTTCCGGTGCTGGAAGCGCGGCGGCCACGGGCATGTGAACATGGCGAAGGGCATCTACCAGAGCTGCGACGTCTATTACTATCACTTCGCCCAGCGGCTCGGCATGGACCCGATCGCGGCAATGGCGCGGCGTTGCGGCATGGGGCAGGAATTCGACCTTCCGGTACTCAGCCAATTCTACGGGACGGTTCCCGACCCCGCCTGGAAACTGCGCAAGCACGGGCGCGAATGGCAGGCCTTCGACACCGTCAACGCGACCATTGGCCAGGGTTACATGCTCGCCAATCCGCTCCAGCTGGCGGTCATGGCATCGCGCATTGCGACGGGATACCACGTGCAGCCCAGGCTCGTGCTGGGCGGAAGTGAGCCGCCGTTCGCCTCGGCCGATTTCTCGCCAGAACACGTTGCCCTCGTGCGTCAGGCGATGAGCGATGTGGTCAACGGCCCCGGCACGGCGGGCCGCGCCCGCTTGCCCCTGCCCGACGTGCTCATGGCCGGGAAGACCGGCACTGCGCAGGTCGTCTCGCTCGCCAAGTCCGATGGTCGCTCCGGCCCCTGGAAGTATCGCGACCACGGCCTGTTCATTTTCTTCGCGCCTTATGACAACCCCCGTTACGCCGGGGCAGTGGTGATCGAACATGGCGGCGGATCGGGCGCCGCCTATCCGATCGCGCGCGATGTGACGACTTTCCTGTTCGATCCGGCCAAGGGCATGGATGCGCTTCACGCTCTGGAACGGCAATGGGGCGGAACAGCGCAGCAGCGGCTGAGCGCGAAGTACGCTGCCTACGCAGCCCAGGCTGGCGAAGCCGTAACCCCCGTCCCGCGGCGGGAGGAAGAGATTTTCGACCGTGTCGACGCGGAAGCGCGCGCCGCCGCAATGGTCCCCGTCAACGAAGCGACCGATGCCGCGATCAACCGCTCGCAGGTGGACGAATGA
- the mutL gene encoding DNA mismatch repair endonuclease MutL produces the protein MPEIRRLPENLVNRIAAGEVVERPASALKELVENAIDSGASRIAVKIADGGLARIEVTDDGCGMSPQEMALALERHATSKLPESLIGEEGAIERVVSLGFRGEALPSIASVARLTLESRPQGEAEGWKCVVDHGEIREEGPAALPPGTRVRVENLFGNVPARRKFLRTARSEYAACHDVVRRLAMARPDIAFSFEHGERRILALQNGQPLASRVSEIVARELAANGVEIDLERGTMRLTGIAGLPTYNRGVADHQYLFVNGRPVKDRLLSGAVRGAYADMLARDRHAVLALFIELPAEEVDVNVHPAKTEVRFRDAAAVRGFIVSGLRQALATGDKRSAQAPDAAAMGRWQTEPAGDPNAGAQAASPDALQSIFSGRDWSRAQGGVREASQAWRGYERDVMAAPQGRAEEAAPLPEDAAEYPLGIARGQVANTYIVAEAADGLVLVDQHAAHERLVLERLRAAGAGDSVARAQALLIPEVVELEETACDRLEQATEKLGELGLAIERFGPAAMLVRSVPHSLRKSDPRKLLQDIADDFAQHGEALLLGEKLDLVLATMACHGSVRAGRVLSVTEMNALLREMERTPRSGQCNHGRPTWVKLKMEDVEKLFGRH, from the coding sequence ATGCCCGAAATTCGCCGCCTGCCCGAAAACCTGGTGAACCGTATCGCCGCGGGCGAAGTGGTGGAACGCCCGGCCTCCGCGCTGAAGGAACTGGTCGAAAATGCCATCGATTCCGGCGCTTCGCGGATTGCCGTCAAAATCGCGGATGGCGGCCTGGCAAGGATCGAGGTGACCGACGACGGTTGCGGGATGTCTCCGCAGGAAATGGCGCTGGCTCTGGAGCGTCATGCGACCTCCAAGCTGCCGGAAAGCCTGATTGGGGAAGAGGGCGCGATCGAGCGGGTCGTCAGCCTCGGATTTCGGGGGGAGGCGCTGCCTTCCATCGCCAGCGTCGCGCGGCTCACACTCGAAAGCCGGCCGCAGGGCGAAGCGGAAGGCTGGAAGTGCGTCGTGGATCACGGCGAAATACGCGAGGAAGGGCCTGCCGCGCTGCCGCCCGGAACGCGGGTGAGGGTGGAAAACCTGTTCGGCAATGTCCCGGCCCGCCGCAAGTTCCTGCGCACCGCACGCAGCGAATATGCCGCCTGCCACGACGTGGTCCGCCGGCTCGCGATGGCGCGCCCCGATATCGCATTCTCCTTTGAACATGGCGAACGCCGCATCCTCGCGCTGCAGAACGGGCAGCCGTTGGCAAGCCGGGTGTCGGAAATCGTCGCCCGGGAACTCGCTGCGAACGGGGTGGAGATCGACCTGGAACGCGGCACCATGCGGCTGACGGGTATCGCGGGGCTGCCGACCTACAACCGCGGGGTTGCCGATCACCAGTATCTGTTCGTCAACGGCAGGCCGGTGAAGGATCGCCTGCTCAGCGGGGCCGTGCGCGGCGCCTACGCAGACATGCTCGCGCGGGATCGCCACGCGGTGCTCGCGCTGTTCATCGAGCTGCCGGCGGAGGAAGTCGACGTCAACGTCCACCCGGCGAAGACCGAGGTGCGCTTTCGCGATGCGGCGGCGGTGCGCGGCTTCATCGTGTCGGGCCTGCGTCAGGCGCTCGCAACTGGCGACAAGCGCAGCGCACAGGCGCCCGATGCTGCGGCGATGGGACGGTGGCAGACCGAGCCTGCCGGCGATCCGAACGCCGGCGCGCAGGCCGCCTCACCCGATGCGCTGCAATCGATCTTCTCCGGGCGGGACTGGTCGCGCGCGCAGGGCGGGGTGCGCGAAGCGTCGCAGGCCTGGCGCGGTTACGAACGCGATGTCATGGCCGCGCCTCAGGGCCGGGCGGAAGAAGCGGCTCCCTTGCCTGAGGATGCGGCGGAGTACCCGCTGGGCATCGCCCGCGGGCAGGTTGCCAATACGTACATCGTTGCCGAAGCGGCAGATGGGCTGGTGCTGGTCGATCAGCATGCGGCGCACGAGCGTCTGGTCCTGGAACGCCTGCGCGCGGCGGGGGCAGGCGATTCGGTCGCGCGTGCGCAGGCCCTGCTGATCCCCGAAGTCGTCGAACTGGAAGAAACGGCCTGTGACCGGCTGGAACAGGCGACGGAGAAACTGGGCGAACTGGGGCTTGCCATCGAACGGTTCGGCCCCGCCGCGATGCTGGTGCGCAGCGTGCCCCATTCGCTGCGCAAATCCGATCCGCGCAAGCTGCTACAGGATATCGCCGACGACTTCGCCCAGCATGGCGAAGCCCTGTTGCTGGGTGAAAAGCTCGACCTGGTACTCGCGACGATGGCCTGCCACGGCTCGGTGCGCGCCGGACGGGTGCTGTCGGTGACCGAAATGAACGCGCTTCTGCGGGAAATGGAGCGCACGCCGCGATCCGGCCAGTGCAACCACGGACGGCCGACCTGGGTAAAGCTGAAGATGGAAGATGTCGAAAAACTGTTCGGGAGGCACTGA
- the mreD gene encoding rod shape-determining protein MreD, translated as MERADPRSRRDTYGSRINRAHSPALAYAVPWITIILASLLPMLPIASAAPVVPPIGLMVLVSWRLVRPGLLPVWAGFVFGAIDDLFSGQPFGSGILLWSLAMIAIEAVEIRFPWRSFVQDWLIAGLITTVYILAAALLSGAIPGIPLLGALVPQILLSLLVYPIIARMVSTLDRFRLLRIRILA; from the coding sequence ATGGAGCGCGCAGATCCCCGGTCGCGACGTGATACCTATGGCTCACGGATCAACCGGGCGCACTCGCCGGCGCTGGCCTATGCGGTGCCCTGGATCACGATCATCCTCGCCAGCCTGCTACCCATGCTTCCGATCGCCTCCGCCGCACCGGTGGTGCCGCCGATCGGCCTGATGGTGCTGGTGTCGTGGCGTCTCGTTCGTCCGGGACTGCTGCCCGTGTGGGCCGGCTTCGTATTCGGCGCGATTGACGATCTGTTCAGCGGGCAGCCATTTGGCAGCGGCATTCTGTTATGGTCGCTGGCCATGATCGCGATCGAAGCCGTCGAAATCCGGTTCCCATGGCGCAGCTTCGTTCAGGACTGGCTGATCGCCGGCTTGATCACCACGGTCTATATCCTCGCCGCCGCGCTGCTGTCTGGCGCGATCCCCGGCATTCCGCTGCTGGGGGCTCTGGTGCCGCAGATCTTGCTGTCTTTGCTCGTCTATCCCATTATCGCCCGCATGGTTTCCACTCTCGATCGGTTCAGGCTCCTGCGCATTCGGATACTCGCCTGA
- a CDS encoding MaoC family dehydratase, whose amino-acid sequence MNYFEDIEVGSKRSFGGYAVTREEVMDFAQKYDPQPFHLDEDAAAATHFGRLSASGWHTCAMTMRMLVDNMLNVEQAGLGSPGIDELRWKRPVYPGDTLRCEAEIIAKRRSRKRPEMGMFKSRIQVFNQDDVVVLEMVSNGLIEVRDPSAPIEDDSAAA is encoded by the coding sequence GTGAACTATTTCGAAGACATCGAAGTCGGCTCGAAGAGGAGCTTCGGCGGTTACGCGGTCACGCGGGAAGAGGTGATGGACTTCGCGCAGAAGTACGACCCGCAGCCGTTCCATCTCGATGAAGATGCCGCCGCGGCCACCCATTTTGGCCGGCTGTCCGCCAGCGGATGGCATACCTGCGCAATGACAATGCGGATGCTGGTCGACAATATGCTCAACGTTGAGCAGGCCGGTCTGGGATCGCCCGGCATCGATGAATTGCGGTGGAAGCGCCCCGTCTATCCCGGCGACACCTTGCGCTGCGAGGCGGAAATCATTGCCAAGCGGCGGAGCCGCAAGCGGCCCGAAATGGGAATGTTCAAATCCCGGATTCAGGTCTTCAATCAGGACGATGTGGTCGTGCTGGAAATGGTGTCGAACGGGCTGATAGAGGTCCGCGATCCATCGGCCCCGATCGAAGACGATTCAGCCGCTGCCTAG
- the mreC gene encoding rod shape-determining protein MreC — protein MAPTSSRRSSYSRRAQYGVFTGYVIAGIGALIGAVLLALSLWRPASFNGPRSVAADAVVPATTASAEVRAESQNLIESIRGYLRAGSQNAQLKKEVELARIRLAEAEAIALENDRLKGLLGLQEGENRPVAVARLIGSTAASARRFAYLGAGSADGVTSGMPVRSPRGVVGRVLEVGRNSSRVLLLTDSQSVLPVRLADGNVVAFAEGRGDSMLRIRLINLGINPLEPGDVFVTSGAGGYYRPGTAVAIVAEKTEDGALARIISDPAATDYVAVEEIWQEDAIQAAATPVEQSVAD, from the coding sequence ATGGCGCCGACTTCGTCCCGGCGCTCGAGCTATTCGCGCAGGGCGCAATACGGGGTTTTCACCGGCTACGTTATCGCCGGAATAGGTGCGCTTATCGGCGCGGTCCTGCTCGCCCTCTCGCTCTGGCGTCCAGCCAGTTTCAACGGCCCGCGATCGGTTGCGGCGGATGCGGTTGTACCGGCGACTACGGCCAGCGCCGAAGTTCGGGCCGAAAGCCAGAATCTCATCGAATCCATCCGCGGCTATCTGCGCGCGGGAAGCCAGAACGCCCAGCTCAAGAAGGAAGTTGAGCTGGCGCGCATTCGCCTGGCGGAAGCCGAGGCGATTGCGCTGGAAAACGATCGCCTGAAGGGGCTTCTGGGGCTGCAGGAAGGGGAGAACCGTCCGGTCGCAGTCGCGCGGCTGATCGGTTCGACCGCGGCCAGCGCGCGGCGTTTCGCCTATCTGGGTGCGGGTAGTGCCGATGGCGTGACCTCGGGGATGCCGGTGCGCAGCCCGCGCGGGGTCGTCGGCCGCGTGCTCGAGGTCGGCCGCAACAGCTCGCGGGTTCTGCTGCTGACCGATAGCCAGAGCGTGCTGCCGGTCCGTCTGGCCGACGGAAACGTCGTCGCCTTCGCCGAGGGGCGCGGCGACAGCATGCTACGTATTCGGCTGATAAACCTCGGCATCAATCCACTGGAACCCGGCGACGTGTTCGTCACCAGCGGCGCAGGGGGATATTACCGGCCCGGCACCGCAGTCGCCATCGTCGCCGAGAAAACCGAAGACGGCGCCCTGGCACGAATCATCAGCGATCCCGCCGCCACCGACTACGTCGCGGTAGAGGAAATCTGGCAGGAAGACGCCATTCAGGCGGCGGCGACGCCGGTTGAACAATCGGTGGCCGACTGA
- a CDS encoding rod shape-determining protein — MSFLSNMFKFGSQNLAIDLGTANTLVYVQDQGIILNEPSVVAIETINGIKRVKAVGDDAKMMMGKTPDSIEAIRPLRDGVIADIEIAEEMIKHFIRKVHGKKSLFRYPEITICVPSGSTSVERRAIRDAASNAGASAVYLILEPMAAAIGADMPVTEPVGSMVVDIGGGTTEVAVLSLRGLAYTTSVRTGGDKMDEAIVSYVRRHHNLLIGESTAERIKKDYGIAITPEDGVGETITLKGRDLVNGVPKEITINQAHVAEALAEPIGAIVEGVRIALENTAPELAADIVDQGIVLTGGGALIQELDEHLREETGLPVSIAEDPLSCVAIGTGRAMEDPIYRGVLMTA; from the coding sequence ATGAGCTTCCTGTCCAATATGTTCAAATTCGGCTCGCAGAACCTGGCAATCGACCTCGGTACCGCGAACACTCTGGTCTATGTGCAGGACCAGGGCATTATCCTCAACGAACCTTCGGTGGTCGCGATCGAAACGATCAACGGCATCAAGCGGGTCAAGGCCGTCGGTGACGACGCGAAGATGATGATGGGTAAGACGCCCGACAGCATCGAAGCGATCCGCCCGCTGCGTGACGGCGTGATCGCCGACATCGAAATTGCGGAGGAAATGATCAAGCACTTCATCCGCAAGGTGCACGGGAAGAAAAGCCTGTTCCGTTACCCCGAGATTACGATCTGCGTTCCTTCCGGCTCGACGTCGGTTGAACGGCGCGCGATCCGCGATGCGGCAAGCAACGCGGGGGCAAGCGCGGTCTATCTGATCCTGGAACCGATGGCCGCGGCGATCGGCGCCGATATGCCTGTGACCGAACCGGTCGGTTCGATGGTCGTCGATATCGGCGGCGGTACGACCGAGGTGGCGGTCCTTTCGCTGCGCGGCCTCGCCTATACCACGTCGGTCCGTACCGGCGGCGACAAGATGGATGAAGCCATCGTTTCCTACGTCCGCCGGCATCACAACCTGCTGATCGGCGAATCGACGGCAGAACGGATCAAGAAGGATTACGGCATCGCCATCACGCCGGAAGACGGCGTGGGCGAAACGATCACCCTCAAGGGCCGCGACCTGGTGAACGGCGTGCCCAAGGAAATCACGATCAATCAGGCACATGTTGCCGAAGCGCTGGCAGAACCGATCGGCGCGATCGTCGAAGGTGTGCGCATCGCGCTGGAAAACACCGCGCCCGAACTGGCCGCGGACATCGTCGACCAGGGTATCGTGCTGACCGGCGGCGGCGCACTGATACAGGAACTGGACGAGCATCTGCGCGAGGAAACCGGTTTGCCCGTCAGCATTGCCGAAGATCCGCTGTCATGCGTCGCCATCGGCACTGGCCGGGCGATGGAAGATCCGATCTATCGCGGCGTGTTGATGACCGCTTGA
- a CDS encoding ectonucleotide pyrophosphatase/phosphodiesterase produces the protein MRRFASALTLAAAALLPACAPAHNTAVRSAAAVDGVRVEQRQPVTVLVSIDGFHPDYLDRGLTPTLSSLAEAGVRAPMRPSFPSKTFPNHWTLVTGEVPDVHGITANRIEDPARPDEVFTMATVDPWWWKAAKPIWVEAEEAGIRTASMFWPGSAVAWGGTMPESGWGAPEGGRYPQDWQQFSMAVTNVQRVNSVLDWLRRPAEIRPAFVTLYFDTIDTAGHGGGPDSAELNQALIKIDGDIAMLVAGLERLQQPANLVIVSDHGMAATSSARVIALDEVLDPSLYRLVEGGAYATFRPTEGNVDAFEAALLKEHPHMECWRKGEMPARFAYGTNVRIPPYFCLPQTGWTIAPSRNESEWTGGNHGYDPAAPEMTALFIANGPAFRQGATIPGFTNTAIAPLLRQLMGLPQDDTTLSPVRGALADRKPR, from the coding sequence ATGCGCAGGTTTGCAAGTGCCCTCACCCTGGCGGCGGCGGCGCTGCTTCCCGCCTGTGCACCGGCGCATAATACCGCGGTACGCTCCGCTGCCGCGGTAGACGGCGTCAGGGTCGAACAGCGCCAGCCGGTGACGGTGCTGGTGTCGATAGACGGGTTTCACCCGGATTATCTCGATCGCGGGCTGACCCCGACGTTGTCGTCGCTCGCCGAAGCCGGCGTGCGCGCGCCCATGCGGCCTTCGTTCCCGTCCAAGACCTTCCCCAACCACTGGACGCTGGTGACCGGCGAGGTGCCCGATGTGCACGGCATCACCGCCAACCGGATCGAAGACCCCGCCCGGCCGGACGAGGTGTTCACGATGGCCACCGTCGATCCATGGTGGTGGAAAGCGGCCAAACCGATCTGGGTCGAAGCGGAAGAGGCGGGCATCCGCACGGCATCCATGTTCTGGCCCGGCTCGGCCGTGGCCTGGGGTGGCACGATGCCAGAAAGCGGATGGGGCGCGCCCGAGGGTGGTCGCTATCCGCAGGACTGGCAGCAGTTCAGCATGGCGGTGACCAACGTTCAGCGGGTAAATTCCGTGCTCGACTGGCTGCGCCGGCCGGCCGAGATTCGTCCGGCCTTCGTGACGCTCTATTTCGATACCATCGACACCGCCGGCCACGGTGGCGGGCCGGACAGTGCCGAGCTGAATCAGGCGCTGATCAAAATCGACGGCGATATCGCAATGCTGGTCGCGGGGCTGGAAAGGCTGCAGCAGCCCGCCAACCTCGTGATCGTATCCGATCACGGCATGGCCGCCACCAGCTCTGCGCGCGTGATCGCGCTCGACGAAGTGCTCGATCCCTCGCTCTATCGCCTCGTCGAAGGCGGGGCCTATGCGACGTTCCGGCCGACCGAAGGCAACGTCGATGCTTTCGAGGCCGCTCTGCTGAAAGAGCATCCGCATATGGAATGCTGGCGCAAGGGCGAGATGCCGGCCCGCTTCGCCTATGGCACCAATGTGCGGATTCCGCCGTACTTCTGCCTGCCCCAGACAGGATGGACGATTGCGCCGAGCCGGAACGAGAGCGAATGGACCGGCGGTAACCACGGATACGATCCGGCTGCTCCGGAGATGACGGCACTGTTCATCGCCAATGGCCCAGCCTTCCGGCAAGGCGCGACTATTCCGGGGTTCACCAACACGGCGATCGCGCCGCTGCTGAGGCAGCTCATGGGCCTGCCGCAGGACGACACGACGCTCTCCCCGGTCCGCGGCGCGCTGGCCGATCGCAAGCCGCGCTGA
- a CDS encoding DUF1206 domain-containing protein, which produces MASKSESFSNLVRVGYFSRAILYSVLGLIAVTSAGRIGQGTNGIFEAIREFPLGTAILWLMVVGLLAYALFRLASPLFDIENQGSDTTGWARRIGHAGSAIGHLALAYSAFKFASTGADNGGGAQQAASGILSVQFGGTVLGVLGIAFIVAAAFQAKKGWTGEFMHRIAPGAPSQTRWLGGIGYIARAVVFLLIGWSLVQAGFLSSGAEQILTLGDAVASLADDGVVFTLVAIGLLMFGLFSLVLARYRIIPELDAEGLRPAFRS; this is translated from the coding sequence ATGGCGAGCAAGTCCGAAAGTTTCAGCAATCTGGTGCGCGTCGGGTATTTCAGCCGGGCAATCCTCTATTCGGTCCTTGGCCTGATAGCGGTCACCAGCGCCGGACGGATCGGCCAGGGTACCAACGGCATTTTCGAGGCCATCAGGGAATTCCCGCTCGGCACTGCGATTCTGTGGCTGATGGTGGTGGGATTGCTGGCCTATGCCCTGTTTCGCCTCGCATCGCCGCTGTTCGATATCGAAAATCAGGGCAGCGACACCACCGGATGGGCACGCCGGATCGGCCATGCGGGAAGCGCCATCGGCCATCTGGCCCTGGCCTATTCGGCGTTCAAGTTCGCCTCTACCGGGGCAGACAATGGCGGCGGCGCGCAACAGGCCGCTTCGGGCATCTTGTCGGTACAATTCGGCGGCACGGTCCTGGGGGTTCTGGGCATCGCCTTCATTGTCGCGGCGGCGTTTCAGGCGAAGAAGGGATGGACGGGCGAGTTCATGCATCGCATTGCGCCGGGCGCACCATCGCAGACCCGGTGGCTGGGCGGTATCGGCTATATCGCGCGAGCCGTGGTTTTCCTGCTGATCGGCTGGTCTCTCGTCCAGGCCGGCTTTCTGTCCAGCGGTGCCGAACAGATCCTGACCCTGGGCGATGCGGTTGCGAGCCTTGCCGACGACGGGGTCGTGTTCACTCTGGTCGCGATCGGCCTTCTGATGTTCGGCCTCTTCAGCCTCGTCCTCGCGCGCTATCGGATCATCCCGGAACTGGATGCCGAAGGGCTTCGCCCCGCATTCCGGAGCTAG
- a CDS encoding glutaredoxin family protein, protein MSNDKTARIHRMVMDKHVCPYGVKAKWLLQRHGYAVEDHWLTTRKDTDAFKQKHNVETTPQIFIAGERIGGYSELRAYLGKPLPQEGATSYRPVIAVFAIAATLAMAVSHFAFGSAITVRAAEWFVAFTMAILAMLKLQDVERFSSMFVGYDLLARRWVPYSYAYPFLEAGAGVLMAAHALNWLSIPVALVIGTIGAVSVFYAVYIQKREIKCACVGGSSNVPLGFVSLTENLFMIGMAIWMIAKP, encoded by the coding sequence ATGAGCAACGACAAGACCGCCCGCATCCATCGCATGGTGATGGACAAGCACGTTTGCCCTTACGGCGTTAAGGCAAAGTGGCTGCTTCAACGCCATGGCTATGCTGTTGAAGACCACTGGCTAACAACGCGCAAGGACACCGACGCGTTCAAGCAGAAGCACAATGTCGAAACCACGCCCCAGATCTTCATCGCGGGCGAGAGAATCGGCGGATACAGCGAGTTGCGCGCTTATCTTGGCAAGCCCCTGCCGCAGGAGGGGGCGACCAGCTACCGCCCGGTGATCGCGGTATTTGCCATTGCGGCAACCCTGGCGATGGCGGTCAGCCATTTCGCCTTCGGTTCGGCAATCACCGTGCGGGCCGCCGAATGGTTCGTCGCATTCACGATGGCAATTCTGGCAATGCTGAAGCTGCAGGATGTGGAGCGGTTTTCCAGCATGTTCGTGGGATACGATCTGCTGGCGCGTCGATGGGTGCCCTATTCCTATGCCTATCCTTTTCTGGAAGCGGGCGCCGGGGTGCTGATGGCGGCACATGCGCTGAACTGGCTGTCCATCCCGGTGGCGCTGGTCATCGGGACCATCGGCGCCGTCAGCGTGTTCTACGCCGTTTACATCCAGAAGCGCGAGATCAAGTGCGCCTGCGTCGGCGGGTCGAGCAACGTTCCGCTCGGCTTCGTTTCGCTCACCGAAAACCTTTTCATGATCGGCATGGCGATCTGGATGATCGCCAAACCCTGA
- a CDS encoding MerR family DNA-binding protein, giving the protein MNAMRISDLARAGGVGVETVRFYQRKGLLPKPGGSVQGGRHYGPDDARRLRFVRHAQAAGFSLAEIGELIDLDRTDDRPRARDMARERIAELDARIAQLTAARQSLAKLAADCAKGDAGPCPILAAFD; this is encoded by the coding sequence ATGAATGCTATGCGCATTTCCGATCTCGCTCGCGCAGGCGGGGTCGGGGTCGAAACGGTTCGGTTTTACCAACGCAAGGGACTGCTGCCGAAACCGGGCGGATCGGTGCAGGGCGGGCGTCATTACGGCCCGGACGATGCGCGCCGGCTGCGTTTCGTCCGACATGCCCAGGCCGCAGGGTTTTCGCTGGCGGAGATCGGGGAACTGATCGATCTGGACCGGACCGACGACCGCCCACGGGCCCGGGACATGGCGCGTGAACGGATCGCCGAACTGGATGCCCGCATTGCGCAGCTCACCGCTGCCCGCCAATCGCTTGCGAAACTCGCCGCCGACTGCGCGAAAGGCGACGCCGGCCCCTGTCCCATTCTGGCCGCGTTCGACTAG